One Paramisgurnus dabryanus chromosome 10, PD_genome_1.1, whole genome shotgun sequence genomic region harbors:
- the dhrs13a.1 gene encoding dehydrogenase/reductase SDR family member 13 has protein sequence MLAVLFICGGLVAIYLLLCVTVLKIPKCKSTAKLHGKTVIVTGANTGIGKVTALDLARRGARVILACRNESKGLAAATDIKRETGNNDVFYMHLDLASLQSVRSFADNFLKKESRLDILINNAGLLAGGKTEDGFGMIFGVNHLGHFLLTLLLLDRLKESGPSRVVTVASLAHLWGNVDFNCINTHKDLGLGNSSMVLLKLYGHSKLCNMLFTHELAKRLKGTNVTCYSLHPGAIKTDINNNCSLFWRLIMIPAMFLFYTDVQSGAQTSLYCALQEGLEPLSGCYFSQCDVGKVPAKARDDAVAKKLWEVSESLCGLA, from the exons ATGCTCgcggttttatttatttgcggAGGACTCGTCGCTATTTACCTGCTGCTGTGCGTCACGGTTTTGAAAATACCCAAATGTAAAAGCACAGCCAAACTGCACGGGAAAACTGTCATTGTGACGG GAGCAAACACTGGTATTGGTAAAGTTACAGCTCTGGACCTGGCGAGGAGAGGAGCTCGGGTGATTTTAGCCTGCAGAAACGAAAGCAAAGGCCTGGCTGCGGCCACAGACATCAAAAGG GAAACTGGAAACAATGATGTGTTTTATATGCACTTGGATCTGGCAAGCCTGCAGTCTGTGAGATCATTCGCTGATAACTTTCTCAAGAAAGAATCCAGATTGGATATCCTCATCAACAATGCTG GTCTTTTAGCAGGTGGCAAAACTGAAGATGGCTTTGGAATGATCTTCGGTGTCAACCACCTCGGTCACTTCCTTTTAACTTTGCTCCTGTTGGATCGGCTGAAAGAGTCCGGTCCCAGCAGAGTTGTCACTGTCGCTTCACTGGCTCATTTGTGGGGGAATGTTGACTTTAACTGCATCAACACTCATAAAGATTTGGGGTTGGGAAATTCATCTATGGTCTTGTTGAAGCTGTACGGTCACAGCAAACTTTGCAATATGCTCTTCACTCACGAGCTGGCCAAGAGACTGAAAGGCACTAACGTTACCTGCTACAGTCTTCATCCAG GAGCCATCAAAACTGACATCAACAATAACTGCAGCTTATTTTGGAGGCTGATCATGATCCCAGCTATGTTTCTTTTCTATACCGATGTGCAATCTGGAGCTCAGACATCTCTTTATTGTGCACTTCAGGAGGGTCTGGAGCCTCTGAGCGGATGCTACTTTTCCCAGTGTGATGTGGGAAAGGTTCCTGCTAAAGCCAGGGATGATGCCGTAGCTAAAAAACTTTGGGAAGTCAGCGAGAGCCTCTGCGGTTTAGCATAA